From a region of the Nothobranchius furzeri strain GRZ-AD chromosome 12, NfurGRZ-RIMD1, whole genome shotgun sequence genome:
- the LOC139062058 gene encoding uncharacterized protein isoform X1, translated as MEEGHFAGSEPSARQNILIHHVLTPDLLTRQQQVAPTDDETGKELVLALYDYQEKSPREVTMKKGDILTLLNSTNKLNEDGETGRTWSRSRSCRRSLTTSRRT; from the exons gttcagaaccctcggcccgtcagaacattcttatccaccacgttctaacaccagacctgttaacccgacagcaacaagtggctccaactgacgatgagaccgggaaggagctggttctggctctgtacgactaccaggagaagagtcctcgagaggtcaccatgaagaagggcgacatcctcacgctgctcaacagcaccaacaag ctgaatgaggatggagagacgggtcggacctggagcaggtcgaggtcttgcagaagaagtttgacgacttccagaag gacctga
- the LOC139062058 gene encoding spectrin alpha chain, non-erythrocytic 1-like isoform X2, translating to MEEGHFAGSEPSARQNILIHHVLTPDLLTRQQQVAPTDDETGKELVLALYDYQEKSPREVTMKKGDILTLLNSTNKVVLLELASLAE from the exons gttcagaaccctcggcccgtcagaacattcttatccaccacgttctaacaccagacctgttaacccgacagcaacaagtggctccaactgacgatgagaccgggaaggagctggttctggctctgtacgactaccaggagaagagtcctcgagaggtcaccatgaagaagggcgacatcctcacgctgctcaacagcaccaacaag gttgttttacttgaactcgcgtctttagctgaatga